Proteins encoded by one window of Micromonospora coxensis:
- the rsmG gene encoding 16S rRNA (guanine(527)-N(7))-methyltransferase RsmG, whose translation MTGPGGTPPGPSAVRPEPSPADAVLPVELADAARTLFGDRLDLAAAYAELLATDGVVRGLIGPREAPRIWDRHLLNCAAVAERIPEGATVIDVGSGAGLPGLVLAIARPDLQVTLVEPLARRTSFLIEAVQHLGLAKMVRVFRGRADEAASGETGVGPLSADVVTARAVAPLDRLAGWCLPLAVPGGRLVALKGSSAADEIAEHAATVERLGGGEPTVHLCGVGVIDPATTVVEVVRERVVRPPAAKKAPKRSRGGRKKAR comes from the coding sequence GTGACCGGCCCGGGTGGCACGCCGCCCGGGCCGTCGGCTGTCCGCCCCGAGCCGTCCCCGGCCGACGCCGTCCTCCCGGTGGAGCTGGCCGACGCCGCCCGGACGCTCTTCGGCGACCGGCTCGACCTGGCTGCCGCGTACGCCGAACTGCTCGCCACCGACGGTGTGGTCCGCGGCCTGATCGGCCCGCGCGAGGCGCCCCGGATCTGGGACCGGCACCTGCTCAACTGCGCCGCCGTGGCGGAACGGATCCCGGAGGGTGCGACGGTGATCGACGTCGGTTCCGGCGCCGGGCTGCCCGGCCTGGTGCTGGCGATCGCCCGTCCCGACCTCCAGGTGACCCTGGTCGAGCCGCTCGCCCGGCGCACCTCCTTCCTGATCGAGGCGGTCCAGCACCTGGGGCTCGCGAAGATGGTCCGGGTGTTCCGAGGACGGGCCGACGAGGCGGCCTCGGGCGAGACCGGCGTCGGTCCGCTGAGCGCGGACGTCGTCACCGCCCGCGCGGTCGCCCCGCTCGACCGGCTCGCCGGCTGGTGCCTGCCGCTGGCGGTGCCCGGCGGGCGGCTGGTCGCCCTCAAGGGGTCCTCCGCCGCCGACGAGATCGCCGAGCACGCCGCCACGGTGGAGCGGCTCGGCGGCGGCGAGCCGACGGTGCACCTGTGCGGTGTGGGCGTGATCGACCCCGCCACCACCGTGGTGGAGGTCGTCCGGGAGCGGGTGGTCCGCCCTCCGGCGGCCAAGAAGGCGCCCAAGCGGTCGCGCGGTGGCCGCAAGAAGGCGCGCTGA
- a CDS encoding ParA family protein yields MHDDGRYDDPRVSRSEGLPPGAEPVSRETEQQSWPSGGEPGPAVRPPDCDPVVRRDVPAVGAARPSPQSYVPPPSTPDGRPSNAPSGRAAPVQRNAGVPSRFEPPVGGNVPPPVPQQPHPGTVPDSVSVTTDTPAPVSGVVSADPASAAYVSRETPTREEDDPPLAMEAMRAVQILNPSGEVTMPRPERTRVMCVANQKGGVGKTTTTVNLAVALALHGNRVLVVDLDPQGNASTGLNVPHHTGVPDVYDCLINSVPLEEVAQEVEGIPNLWCVPATIDLAGAEIELVSVVARESRLARAIAAYPGHFDYVFIDCPPSLGLLTVNALVAAQEVLIPIQCEYYALEGLNQLINNINLVRQHLNPKLEVSTILLTMYDRRTRLADAVEQDVRNHFGDKVLQAVIPRNVRVSEAPSYGQSVMTYDPGSRGATSYFEAAQEIAERGVKEPVSRNA; encoded by the coding sequence GTGCATGACGACGGCAGGTACGACGATCCACGGGTGAGTCGCTCCGAGGGCCTTCCCCCCGGTGCGGAGCCTGTTTCACGTGAAACCGAGCAGCAGTCCTGGCCCTCGGGCGGTGAGCCCGGCCCTGCCGTCCGTCCGCCGGACTGCGACCCGGTGGTCCGGCGGGACGTGCCGGCCGTCGGCGCGGCGCGCCCGTCCCCCCAGTCGTACGTGCCGCCACCGTCCACGCCGGACGGCCGGCCGTCGAACGCCCCGAGCGGCCGGGCCGCCCCGGTCCAGCGCAACGCCGGAGTGCCGTCCCGGTTCGAGCCCCCGGTCGGCGGCAACGTCCCGCCGCCCGTACCGCAGCAGCCGCACCCGGGTACGGTGCCGGACTCGGTGTCCGTCACCACCGACACGCCGGCTCCGGTGTCCGGGGTCGTCTCCGCCGACCCGGCCAGTGCCGCGTACGTTTCACGTGAAACCCCGACGCGCGAAGAGGATGACCCACCGTTGGCTATGGAGGCGATGCGCGCCGTGCAGATCCTTAACCCGAGCGGCGAGGTGACCATGCCTCGTCCCGAGCGGACGCGGGTGATGTGCGTCGCGAACCAGAAGGGCGGCGTGGGTAAGACCACGACCACGGTGAACCTGGCGGTGGCGTTGGCCCTGCATGGCAACCGGGTCCTGGTGGTCGACCTCGACCCGCAGGGCAACGCCTCGACCGGGCTGAACGTCCCGCACCACACCGGTGTGCCGGACGTCTACGACTGCCTGATCAACAGTGTGCCGCTGGAGGAGGTGGCGCAGGAGGTCGAGGGCATCCCCAACCTCTGGTGCGTACCGGCCACCATCGACCTCGCCGGCGCGGAGATCGAGCTGGTGTCGGTCGTGGCCCGGGAGTCCCGGCTGGCCCGGGCGATCGCCGCGTACCCGGGGCACTTCGACTACGTCTTCATCGACTGCCCGCCCTCGCTCGGCCTGCTGACGGTCAACGCCCTGGTGGCCGCGCAGGAGGTGCTGATCCCCATCCAGTGCGAGTACTACGCGCTCGAAGGGCTGAACCAGCTCATCAACAACATCAACCTGGTTCGTCAGCACCTGAACCCGAAGCTGGAGGTGTCCACGATCCTGCTCACCATGTACGACCGGCGTACCCGGCTGGCCGACGCGGTGGAGCAGGACGTGCGCAACCACTTCGGCGACAAGGTGCTCCAGGCGGTCATCCCCCGCAACGTCCGCGTTTCCGAGGCACCCAGCTACGGCCAGTCCGTCATGACCTACGATCCCGGATCGCGGGGGGCGACGAGCTACTTCGAGGCCGCCCAGGAGATCGCCGAGCGTGGCGTCAAGGAGCCGGTGAGCCGGAATGCGTAG
- the rpmH gene encoding 50S ribosomal protein L34 codes for MSKRTYQPNNRRRAKTHGFRLRMRTRAGRAIISTRRAKGRARLSA; via the coding sequence GTGAGCAAGCGCACCTACCAGCCGAACAACCGCCGGCGCGCGAAGACCCACGGCTTCCGGCTGCGCATGCGCACCCGTGCCGGCCGCGCCATCATCTCGACCCGCCGCGCCAAGGGTCGCGCCCGCCTGTCGGCCTGA
- a CDS encoding DUF6228 family protein, producing MSEPFVLRSELGTRWVLHAPLDPYGDGYVLMLSTELYGYGMAAATVVELDGIFVNPQAVRLPDFLTGLAVDWRGWEGVRYWASGQRQLVLEATHDGASHVSLGVTLRAADTDPTVAPWSATVVFVIEATRELARLARRLTDFLDAEQ from the coding sequence ATGAGCGAACCTTTCGTCCTGCGGTCGGAGCTCGGTACGCGCTGGGTGCTCCACGCCCCGCTGGACCCGTACGGGGACGGCTACGTCCTCATGCTCTCGACCGAGCTGTACGGCTACGGCATGGCCGCCGCCACCGTCGTCGAACTCGACGGCATCTTCGTCAACCCGCAGGCGGTCCGGCTGCCGGATTTCCTCACCGGGCTCGCCGTCGACTGGCGCGGGTGGGAGGGCGTCCGATACTGGGCGTCCGGTCAGCGACAGCTCGTCCTCGAAGCCACCCACGACGGCGCGTCCCACGTCTCGCTCGGGGTGACCCTGCGGGCGGCCGACACCGACCCGACCGTCGCGCCCTGGTCCGCCACAGTCGTCTTCGTCATCGAGGCGACCCGGGAACTGGCACGACTGGCCCGGCGGCTGACCGACTTCCTGGACGCCGAGCAGTAG
- the rnpA gene encoding ribonuclease P protein component: MLAAAQRLRRSTDFAAAVRGGRRAGRGAVVVHLSLPTTEPVATTSPEPARDDDTELISVTTRAGFVVSKAVGPAVVRNKVRRRLRHLVRERLATLPEGTTLVVRALPAAAEASYQRLGADLDAAVAAARAPRGRRSR, from the coding sequence GTGCTGGCGGCCGCACAGCGACTGCGGCGCAGCACCGACTTCGCCGCAGCGGTCCGGGGTGGCCGACGGGCCGGCCGTGGCGCCGTCGTCGTACACCTGAGTCTGCCGACCACCGAACCCGTCGCGACAACCTCGCCGGAGCCGGCGCGGGACGACGACACGGAGTTGATCTCCGTGACGACCCGCGCCGGCTTCGTCGTGTCCAAGGCGGTCGGCCCGGCCGTGGTCCGCAACAAGGTCCGGCGCCGGCTGCGGCACCTGGTCCGCGAGCGGCTCGCCACGTTGCCCGAGGGGACCACCCTGGTGGTACGCGCGCTGCCCGCCGCGGCCGAGGCGTCGTACCAACGACTCGGGGCCGACCTGGACGCGGCGGTCGCCGCCGCGCGGGCGCCTCGGGGACGGCGGTCGCGGTGA
- a CDS encoding ParB/RepB/Spo0J family partition protein has protein sequence MKNRPRGGLGRGLGALIPTGPVADAPGTVAAPAEPDAGRTVTAAPVEATPAVHAAPPAMPEPQPQPQLSPVPGARFAEIPVDAIVPNPKQPRQVFDEEALEELKTSIREVGFLQPIVVRALDGEKYELVMGERRWRAAQAVGREHIPAIVRDTRDDAMLRDALLENIHRANLNPLEEAAAYQQLLEEFGATHEELARRIGRSRPQISNTIRLLNLPAQVQRRVAAGVLSAGHARALLSLEEPEAQEQLALRIVAEGLSVRATEEIVALALSDGPAKTPAAKRRTKPHAPALTDLADRLSDRFDTRVKVDIGRSKGKITIEFATVDDLERIVGIIGVGQEEPEEG, from the coding sequence ATGAAGAACCGACCCCGTGGCGGTCTGGGTCGAGGACTCGGGGCGCTGATCCCGACCGGTCCGGTGGCGGACGCACCGGGCACGGTCGCCGCTCCGGCCGAGCCGGACGCCGGTCGTACGGTGACCGCGGCTCCGGTCGAGGCGACCCCGGCGGTGCACGCCGCCCCGCCCGCGATGCCCGAGCCGCAGCCGCAGCCGCAGCTGAGCCCGGTGCCGGGGGCCCGCTTCGCCGAGATCCCGGTCGACGCGATCGTGCCCAACCCGAAGCAGCCGCGGCAGGTCTTCGACGAGGAGGCGCTGGAGGAGCTGAAGACCTCGATCCGGGAGGTCGGCTTCCTCCAGCCCATCGTCGTCCGCGCGCTCGACGGTGAGAAGTACGAACTCGTCATGGGTGAGCGCCGGTGGCGGGCCGCCCAGGCGGTGGGCCGGGAGCACATCCCCGCGATCGTCCGGGACACCAGGGACGACGCGATGCTCCGGGACGCGCTCCTGGAGAACATCCACCGGGCGAACCTCAACCCGCTCGAAGAGGCCGCCGCGTACCAGCAGTTGCTGGAGGAGTTCGGCGCCACCCACGAGGAGTTGGCCCGGCGGATCGGCCGGAGCCGGCCGCAGATCTCCAACACCATCCGGCTGTTGAACCTCCCGGCCCAGGTACAGCGCCGGGTCGCCGCCGGGGTGCTCTCCGCCGGTCACGCCCGGGCGCTGCTGAGCCTGGAGGAGCCCGAGGCGCAGGAACAACTCGCGTTGCGGATCGTGGCCGAGGGCCTCTCCGTACGCGCGACCGAGGAGATCGTGGCCCTCGCCCTCTCGGACGGGCCGGCCAAGACCCCGGCCGCCAAGCGACGGACCAAGCCCCACGCGCCCGCGCTCACCGACCTGGCCGACCGACTCTCCGACCGCTTCGACACCCGGGTCAAGGTGGACATCGGCCGGAGCAAGGGGAAGATCACCATCGAGTTCGCCACGGTGGACGACCTGGAGCGCATCGTCGGCATCATCGGCGTCGGTCAGGAGGAGCCCGAAGAGGGTTGA
- the dnaN gene encoding DNA polymerase III subunit beta: MKFRVERDALAEAVAWTAKSLPNRPSVPVLAGVMLRVTDGNLQVSGFDYEVSSQVTVEVQGDADGAALVSGRLLAEITKALPAKPVDIAAVGAHLELVCGSARFTLPTMPVEDYPTLPEMPESTGTVDAAAFAAAVAQVAVAAGRDETLPMMTGVRIELSGGTLAMLATDRYRLALREMEWNPDDPEISINALVPARTLHDTAKALGPLGGQVVMALSQGSAGEGMIGFAGGTRRTTSRLLDGANYPPVRSLFPATHNAEARVPVSTLIEVVKRVALVAERTTPVLLSFSSDGLVVEAGGTEEARASEAMEATFTGEPLTIGFNPQYLIDGLANLGAQFAQLAFVDAFKPAVISPAGEDGEVVPGYRYLIMPIRVSR; this comes from the coding sequence ATGAAGTTCCGAGTGGAGCGCGACGCGCTCGCCGAAGCGGTGGCGTGGACCGCCAAGAGCCTGCCCAACCGGCCGTCCGTACCGGTGCTCGCCGGGGTGATGCTCCGGGTCACCGACGGCAACCTGCAGGTCTCCGGCTTCGACTACGAGGTCTCCAGCCAGGTGACCGTCGAGGTGCAGGGGGACGCCGACGGCGCCGCCCTCGTCTCCGGCCGCCTGCTCGCCGAGATCACCAAGGCGCTGCCGGCCAAGCCGGTGGACATCGCCGCGGTCGGCGCCCATCTGGAGCTGGTCTGTGGCAGCGCGCGGTTCACCCTGCCCACCATGCCGGTGGAGGACTACCCGACCCTGCCGGAGATGCCGGAGAGCACCGGCACCGTCGACGCGGCCGCCTTCGCCGCCGCCGTCGCCCAGGTCGCCGTGGCGGCCGGCCGGGACGAGACGCTGCCGATGATGACCGGCGTACGGATCGAACTCTCCGGCGGCACGCTGGCCATGCTCGCCACCGACCGCTACCGGCTCGCCCTGCGCGAGATGGAGTGGAACCCGGACGACCCGGAGATCAGCATCAACGCGCTCGTGCCGGCGCGCACCCTGCACGACACCGCCAAGGCGCTCGGCCCGCTCGGCGGCCAGGTCGTCATGGCGCTCTCCCAGGGCTCCGCCGGTGAGGGCATGATCGGTTTCGCGGGCGGCACCCGGCGTACCACCAGCCGGCTGCTCGACGGGGCGAACTACCCGCCGGTGCGCTCGCTCTTCCCGGCCACCCACAACGCCGAGGCCCGGGTGCCGGTCAGCACGCTCATCGAGGTCGTCAAGCGCGTCGCGCTGGTCGCCGAGCGGACCACCCCGGTGCTGCTGAGCTTCAGCTCCGACGGGCTGGTGGTCGAGGCCGGCGGCACCGAGGAGGCGCGGGCCAGCGAGGCGATGGAGGCCACCTTCACCGGTGAGCCGCTGACCATCGGCTTCAACCCGCAGTACCTGATCGACGGCCTGGCCAACCTCGGCGCCCAGTTCGCGCAGCTGGCGTTCGTCGACGCCTTCAAGCCCGCGGTGATTTCCCCCGCCGGCGAGGATGGCGAGGTCGTCCCGGGGTACCGGTACCTCATCATGCCGATCCGCGTCTCCCGCTGA
- a CDS encoding D-alanine--D-alanine ligase family protein, whose amino-acid sequence MAVTSADRVPVTDPATTDLHVLVLAGGLSYERDVSLRSGRRVLDALKTVGVEAELRDADVALLPALTADPPDAVVIALHGATGEDGSLRGVLDLCGVPYVGCDARASRLAWDKPSAKAVLREFGIPTPDWVALPHDRFSELGAVAVLERIVDRLGLPLMVKPAQGGSGLGAAVVRDVAALPAAMVGCFAYDSTALVERYVPGMDVAVSVVDLGDGPRALPPVEIVPRNGVYDYAARYTAGRTTWHAPARLEESVTETVTEVALAAHTALGLRDLSRVDMIVDADGRPHVLEVNVSPGMTETSLLPLAVQAAGLDFGRVLGSLVARAAARRS is encoded by the coding sequence ATGGCTGTCACCTCTGCCGACCGAGTTCCCGTGACCGACCCCGCCACCACCGACCTGCACGTGCTGGTGCTCGCCGGCGGCCTCTCGTACGAGCGCGACGTCTCGCTGCGATCCGGCCGTCGCGTGCTCGACGCGCTGAAGACGGTCGGTGTCGAGGCGGAGCTGCGGGACGCCGACGTGGCGCTGCTGCCCGCGCTGACCGCCGACCCGCCGGACGCGGTGGTGATCGCGCTGCACGGCGCCACCGGCGAGGACGGCTCACTGCGCGGTGTGCTCGACCTCTGCGGCGTGCCGTACGTCGGTTGCGACGCCCGCGCCTCCCGGCTCGCCTGGGACAAGCCCTCGGCGAAGGCGGTGCTGCGCGAGTTCGGCATCCCCACCCCCGACTGGGTGGCCCTGCCGCACGACCGCTTCTCCGAGCTGGGCGCGGTGGCGGTGCTGGAGCGGATCGTCGACCGGTTGGGCCTGCCGCTGATGGTGAAGCCGGCCCAGGGCGGGTCCGGCCTGGGCGCCGCCGTGGTCCGGGACGTCGCGGCCCTCCCGGCCGCGATGGTGGGTTGCTTCGCGTACGACTCGACGGCGCTGGTGGAGCGGTACGTGCCCGGCATGGACGTGGCGGTCTCCGTGGTCGACCTGGGCGACGGGCCGCGCGCGCTGCCGCCGGTGGAGATCGTGCCGCGCAACGGCGTGTACGACTACGCCGCCCGCTACACCGCCGGCCGCACCACCTGGCACGCCCCGGCCCGGCTGGAGGAGTCGGTCACCGAGACGGTCACCGAGGTGGCGCTCGCCGCGCACACCGCGCTGGGCCTGCGGGACCTCTCCCGGGTCGACATGATCGTCGACGCCGACGGGCGGCCGCACGTGCTGGAGGTCAACGTGTCGCCCGGCATGACGGAGACGTCGCTGCTGCCGCTCGCCGTCCAGGCGGCCGGGCTGGACTTCGGGCGGGTGCTGGGGTCGTTGGTGGCCCGGGCCGCCGCCCGACGGTCCTGA
- the yidC gene encoding membrane protein insertase YidC, producing MSLDWIYFAISWILLTWHSAWDAIGVPVGEVIGTNWAWILAIVFLVVTVRVILFPVFVKQIKSQRAMQALQPKVKELQEKHKGDRETLQKEMMELYRKEKANPLMGCLPMFLQIPVFLGLFHVLRRLNPDKSEAGKTLYGWTVGQFDSASSATIFTAPIAGKFGSTAEELSRLGANGTTVKVIAGILVLVMMGTTYLTSRQMILKTGWAEDPQQRMIQRLMLYGIPLSLLISGAIFPIGVIIYWVTNNLFTLAQQQWVLRKFPPLVTNTKPGATAARNPVQPAKTGGFLNRKKPAAQAPAKPAAPKVAGPKPGAKPTNPKKGSRPAKRQG from the coding sequence TTGAGTCTCGACTGGATCTACTTCGCGATCTCGTGGATCCTGCTGACCTGGCACTCGGCCTGGGACGCCATCGGGGTGCCGGTCGGCGAGGTCATCGGTACGAACTGGGCCTGGATCCTGGCCATCGTCTTCCTGGTGGTCACCGTCCGGGTGATCCTGTTCCCGGTCTTCGTCAAGCAGATCAAGTCGCAGCGGGCGATGCAGGCGCTCCAGCCCAAGGTCAAGGAGCTGCAGGAGAAGCACAAGGGTGACCGGGAGACGCTCCAGAAGGAGATGATGGAGCTCTATCGGAAGGAAAAGGCCAACCCGCTCATGGGCTGCCTTCCGATGTTCCTCCAGATCCCGGTCTTCCTCGGCCTCTTCCACGTGCTGCGCCGGCTCAACCCGGACAAGAGCGAGGCCGGCAAGACCCTCTACGGCTGGACGGTCGGCCAGTTCGACAGCGCCTCCAGCGCCACGATCTTCACCGCCCCGATCGCCGGCAAGTTCGGCTCCACCGCCGAGGAACTCTCCCGGCTCGGCGCCAACGGCACCACCGTCAAGGTCATCGCCGGCATCCTGGTCCTGGTCATGATGGGCACCACCTACCTGACCAGCCGCCAGATGATCCTCAAGACCGGCTGGGCGGAGGACCCGCAGCAGCGGATGATCCAGCGACTCATGCTCTACGGCATCCCGCTGTCGCTGCTGATCTCCGGCGCGATCTTCCCGATCGGTGTGATCATCTACTGGGTCACCAACAACCTGTTCACCCTGGCCCAGCAGCAGTGGGTGCTGCGCAAGTTCCCGCCGCTGGTGACCAACACCAAGCCCGGTGCCACGGCCGCCCGCAACCCGGTGCAGCCGGCCAAGACCGGTGGCTTCCTCAACCGCAAGAAGCCGGCCGCGCAGGCCCCGGCCAAGCCGGCCGCGCCGAAGGTCGCCGGGCCGAAGCCGGGCGCCAAGCCGACCAACCCGAAGAAGGGGAGCCGGCCCGCCAAGCGGCAGGGCTGA
- a CDS encoding Jag family protein: protein MTETSIPSAEQSVDEVNEPTAATGEGDAAETGAGTSKKAASESELFAQSEIAADYIEGLLDILDYDGDIDELVSGGRPVVEVVGGRLQNLVGQRGATLEALQELARLAVFRQTGTPSRLLLDVGGYRATRRKELAAVAKNAVEKVKEHGEPVRLEPMSAFERKCVHDVVNAMSGVESESEGVEPNRRIIVRPAD, encoded by the coding sequence GTGACCGAGACCAGCATCCCCAGTGCGGAGCAGTCCGTGGACGAGGTGAACGAGCCGACCGCCGCCACGGGTGAGGGCGACGCCGCGGAGACCGGGGCGGGCACCTCGAAGAAGGCGGCCAGCGAGAGCGAACTCTTCGCGCAGAGCGAGATCGCCGCCGACTACATCGAGGGACTGCTCGACATCCTCGACTACGACGGTGACATCGACGAGCTGGTCTCCGGTGGCCGTCCGGTGGTCGAGGTGGTCGGTGGCCGGCTGCAGAACCTGGTCGGCCAGCGCGGCGCCACCCTGGAGGCGCTCCAGGAACTGGCCCGGCTGGCGGTGTTCCGGCAGACCGGCACCCCGAGCCGGCTGCTGCTGGACGTCGGCGGCTACCGCGCCACCCGGCGCAAGGAGCTCGCCGCAGTGGCCAAGAACGCGGTGGAGAAGGTCAAGGAGCACGGCGAGCCGGTCCGGCTGGAGCCGATGTCCGCCTTCGAGCGCAAGTGCGTGCACGACGTGGTCAACGCCATGAGCGGCGTGGAGAGCGAGTCCGAGGGCGTCGAGCCGAACCGGCGCATCATCGTCCGGCCGGCGGACTGA
- the yidD gene encoding membrane protein insertion efficiency factor YidD, translated as MLSGPIIAYRRWISPALPARCRFYPSCSAYALEAVARHGALRGAGLTVLRLLRCQPFHPGGHDPVPEPGGRRRADLTGA; from the coding sequence ATGCTGAGTGGCCCCATCATCGCGTACCGTCGTTGGATAAGCCCGGCGCTGCCGGCCCGCTGTCGGTTCTACCCGTCGTGCAGTGCGTACGCCCTGGAGGCGGTGGCCCGCCACGGCGCGCTCCGGGGAGCCGGCCTGACGGTCCTGCGGCTGTTGCGCTGCCAGCCCTTCCACCCAGGTGGACATGACCCGGTGCCGGAGCCGGGCGGCCGCCGCCGTGCCGACCTGACTGGAGCCTGA
- the dnaA gene encoding chromosomal replication initiator protein DnaA has translation MWTAATDELADEIISAQQRAYLRLTRLRAIVEDTALLSVPDAFTRDVIESRLRPAITEALTRRLGRPIQVAVTVRVAEDAAGRPAGTVYRSAPEIEPEAPGDDFAAGRQPAFPESQGTFVEPAYPGQGYPEEPYGERPAQPEPSVGPAHQDGHRPAGRIPASRDGGQDTLFGAAFAEPMRVSRPTPERRGFEERSAPDGPGVDGRGFEPAYRGEARPPRELPRDGGTDSGPGRTGVDRRPGGGVDRRPGGAESGGNRLNPKYMFETFVIGSSNRFAHAASVAVAESPAKAYNPLFIYGSSGLGKTHLLHAIGHYATTLGNARSVRYVSTEEFTNDFINSLRDDKTSAFQRRYRDVDILLIDDIQFLENRERTQEEFFHTFNTLHNANKQIVITSDRSPKQLATLEDRLRTRFEWGLLADIQPPDLETRIAILQKKAAQERLFAPPDVLEFIASRVSNSIRELEGALIRVTAFASLTRSNVELSLAEEVLRDFIPDGAGPEITADQIMVSTADYFGVSLEDLRGHSRSRVLVNARQVAMYLCRELTDLSLPRIGQAFGGRDHTTVMHADRKIRQQMAERRSLYNQIAELTNRIKQNT, from the coding sequence GTGTGGACCGCGGCGACGGACGAACTCGCCGACGAGATCATCTCCGCGCAGCAGCGCGCGTACCTGCGGCTCACCCGGCTGCGGGCGATCGTCGAGGACACCGCGCTGCTCTCCGTCCCGGACGCCTTCACCCGGGACGTGATCGAGTCCCGGCTGCGCCCGGCGATCACCGAGGCGCTGACCCGGCGACTGGGCCGGCCGATCCAGGTCGCGGTGACGGTACGGGTCGCCGAGGACGCCGCCGGCCGTCCCGCCGGCACCGTCTACCGCAGCGCGCCCGAGATCGAGCCCGAGGCTCCCGGGGACGACTTCGCCGCCGGACGGCAGCCCGCCTTCCCCGAGTCGCAGGGCACCTTCGTCGAGCCCGCCTACCCGGGGCAGGGCTATCCGGAGGAGCCGTACGGCGAGCGGCCGGCGCAGCCCGAGCCGTCGGTCGGGCCGGCGCACCAGGACGGACACCGTCCGGCGGGCCGGATCCCGGCGAGTCGGGACGGCGGCCAGGACACCCTCTTCGGCGCCGCCTTCGCCGAGCCGATGCGGGTGAGTCGCCCCACACCGGAGCGGCGCGGCTTCGAGGAGCGGTCCGCCCCGGACGGGCCGGGCGTCGACGGGCGCGGCTTCGAGCCGGCGTACCGCGGCGAGGCCCGCCCGCCCCGCGAGCTTCCCCGCGACGGGGGCACGGACAGCGGCCCCGGTCGGACCGGCGTCGACCGCCGCCCGGGTGGCGGGGTCGACCGGCGACCCGGCGGCGCGGAGAGCGGCGGCAACCGGCTCAACCCGAAGTACATGTTCGAGACGTTCGTCATCGGCTCGTCCAACCGGTTCGCGCACGCGGCGAGCGTCGCGGTGGCCGAGTCGCCGGCGAAGGCGTACAACCCGCTGTTCATCTACGGCAGCTCCGGGCTGGGCAAGACCCACCTGCTGCACGCCATCGGGCACTACGCCACCACGTTGGGCAACGCCCGCTCGGTCCGGTACGTCTCGACCGAGGAGTTCACCAACGACTTCATCAACTCGCTGCGCGACGACAAGACCAGTGCGTTCCAGCGCCGCTACCGCGACGTCGACATCCTCCTGATCGACGACATCCAGTTCCTGGAGAACCGCGAGCGGACGCAGGAGGAGTTCTTCCACACCTTCAACACCCTGCACAACGCCAACAAGCAGATCGTGATCACGTCCGACCGCTCGCCGAAGCAGCTGGCGACGCTGGAGGACCGGCTGCGGACCCGGTTCGAGTGGGGCCTGCTGGCCGACATCCAGCCGCCGGACCTGGAGACCCGGATCGCGATCCTGCAGAAGAAGGCGGCCCAGGAGCGACTCTTCGCCCCGCCGGACGTGCTGGAGTTCATCGCCTCCCGGGTGTCGAACTCGATCCGGGAACTGGAGGGGGCGCTGATCCGCGTCACCGCGTTCGCCAGCCTGACCCGCTCCAACGTCGAGCTGTCGCTGGCCGAGGAGGTGCTGCGGGACTTCATCCCGGACGGCGCCGGGCCGGAGATCACCGCCGACCAGATCATGGTCTCCACCGCCGACTACTTCGGCGTCAGCCTGGAGGACCTGCGCGGCCACTCCCGCTCCCGGGTACTGGTCAACGCCCGCCAGGTCGCCATGTACCTGTGTCGGGAGCTGACCGACCTGTCGCTGCCCCGGATCGGGCAGGCGTTCGGCGGTCGGGACCACACCACGGTGATGCACGCCGACCGCAAGATCCGTCAGCAGATGGCCGAGCGCCGCTCGCTGTACAACCAGATCGCCGAGCTGACCAACCGGATCAAGCAGAACACCTGA